One Falsarthrobacter nasiphocae DNA segment encodes these proteins:
- the ppk2 gene encoding polyphosphate kinase 2, with amino-acid sequence MAASTKSTKTDSIPRPAEALALHEKAAAARVSVTEDVAGEIDELSELARKDSPLAKKKDDGAWRIDYPYDKKLSRDAYEKEKRKLQIELLKLQMHVKESGEKLLLIFEGRDAAGKGGAIKRFNEHLNPRGARIVALEKPTDAEQSQWYFQRYIQHLPSGGEIVMMDRSWYNRAGVERVMGYCTHEQYVEFLREAPAVERMIQASGTRIFKFWFSVSKEEQLSRFASRQTDPVKQWKLSPTDLASLDKWEDYTQAKEAMFFYTDSEDTPWTVIKSNDKKRARLEAMRHVLNSVEYPGKNLAYVHAPDPKIVGPASVIRERGEELQSFPPLSEL; translated from the coding sequence TCCGTGACGGAGGACGTGGCCGGGGAAATCGACGAGCTCTCGGAGCTCGCCCGCAAGGACTCCCCTCTGGCCAAGAAAAAGGACGACGGCGCCTGGCGGATCGACTACCCGTATGACAAGAAGCTCTCCCGCGATGCGTATGAGAAGGAGAAGCGCAAGCTCCAGATTGAGCTGCTCAAGCTTCAAATGCACGTCAAGGAGTCCGGCGAGAAGCTCCTCCTCATCTTCGAGGGCCGCGACGCCGCCGGAAAAGGCGGCGCCATCAAGCGCTTCAACGAGCACCTGAATCCCCGCGGCGCTCGCATTGTGGCCCTTGAGAAGCCGACGGACGCCGAGCAGTCCCAGTGGTATTTCCAGCGGTACATCCAGCACTTGCCCTCGGGCGGCGAGATCGTCATGATGGACCGCTCCTGGTACAACCGCGCGGGCGTGGAGCGCGTCATGGGGTACTGCACTCACGAGCAGTACGTGGAGTTCCTCCGGGAGGCGCCCGCCGTTGAGCGCATGATCCAGGCGTCCGGGACGCGCATCTTCAAGTTCTGGTTCTCGGTCAGCAAGGAGGAGCAGCTCTCCCGGTTCGCGAGCCGCCAGACTGACCCCGTCAAGCAGTGGAAGCTCTCCCCCACGGACCTCGCGTCCCTCGACAAGTGGGAGGACTACACGCAGGCGAAGGAGGCCATGTTCTTCTACACGGACTCCGAGGACACGCCGTGGACCGTCATCAAGTCCAACGACAAGAAGCGCGCCCGCCTCGAGGCCATGCGCCACGTCCTCAACAGCGTGGAGTACCCGGGCAAGAACCTTGCGTACGTGCACGCGCCGGACCCGAAGATCGTCGGCCCCGCCTCCGTCATCCGTGAGCGTGGCGAGGAGCTCCAGTCCTTCCCGCCGCTCAGCGAGCTCTGA
- the typA gene encoding translational GTPase TypA — translation MSETTSAQRAVRDDLRNVAIVAHVDHGKTTLVDAMLRQTGAFSSHGEVEDRVMDSGDLEREKGITILAKNTTVFYEGPAANGGSILINVIDTPGHADFGGEVERGLSMVDGVVLLVDASEGPLPQTRFVLRKALAADKPVILVVNKTDRPDARIDGVVSDSMDLLLGLASDLVDEVPDIDMDKVLDVPVVYASGKNGKASTEQPADGALPDSEDLEPLFKTIIEHIPAPTYDADGVLQAHVTNLDASPFLGRLALLRIYNGTLKKGQQVAWARHDGTLKSVKITELLATKGLKREPAESAGPGEIVAVAGIEDITIGETLTDIENPSPLPLITVDDPAISMTIGINTSPMAGRVKGAKVTARQVKDRLDKELIGNVSLKVLPTERPDAWEVQGRGELALAILVEQMRREGFELTVGKPQVVTKTIDGKVHEPMEHMTIDVPEEYLGAVTQLMAARKGRMSGMSNHGTGWVRMEFTVPARGLIGFRTKFLTETRGAGIASSYSEGYEPWAGDIEYRLSGSLISDRAGVATPFAMINLQERGSFFIEPTSEVYEGMIVGENSRADDMEVNITKEKKLTNMRSASADNFEGLTPPKKLTLEESLEFAREDECVEVTPEAIRIRKVILSASDRVRANRSSKKN, via the coding sequence ATGAGCGAAACCACCTCGGCCCAGCGCGCCGTTCGCGACGACCTGCGCAACGTCGCAATCGTCGCCCACGTTGACCACGGCAAGACCACGCTGGTCGACGCCATGCTCCGGCAGACCGGCGCCTTCTCCAGCCACGGCGAGGTCGAAGACCGCGTCATGGACTCCGGTGACCTCGAGCGGGAGAAGGGCATCACCATCCTCGCGAAGAACACCACGGTGTTCTACGAGGGACCCGCCGCGAACGGCGGCAGCATCCTCATCAACGTCATCGACACCCCGGGTCACGCCGACTTCGGCGGAGAGGTCGAGCGCGGCCTCTCCATGGTTGACGGCGTTGTGCTTCTCGTCGACGCCTCTGAGGGCCCGCTGCCCCAGACGCGCTTCGTCCTCCGCAAGGCCCTCGCCGCGGACAAGCCCGTCATCCTCGTCGTCAACAAGACGGACCGCCCGGATGCCCGCATCGACGGCGTCGTGTCCGACTCGATGGACCTCCTCCTCGGCCTCGCGTCCGACCTCGTGGACGAGGTCCCGGACATCGACATGGACAAGGTCCTCGACGTGCCGGTCGTCTACGCGTCCGGCAAGAACGGCAAGGCCTCCACGGAGCAGCCCGCCGACGGCGCCCTCCCGGACTCCGAGGATCTCGAGCCGCTCTTCAAGACGATCATCGAGCACATCCCGGCCCCGACGTACGACGCGGACGGCGTCCTCCAGGCGCACGTGACGAACCTCGACGCCTCGCCGTTCCTCGGGCGCCTCGCGCTCCTGCGCATCTACAACGGCACCCTCAAGAAGGGCCAGCAGGTTGCCTGGGCGCGCCATGACGGCACCCTCAAGTCCGTCAAGATCACCGAGCTCCTCGCGACGAAGGGCCTCAAGCGCGAGCCCGCCGAGTCCGCTGGCCCCGGCGAGATCGTCGCCGTCGCAGGCATTGAGGACATCACCATCGGCGAGACGCTGACGGACATCGAGAACCCGAGCCCGCTTCCCCTCATCACGGTGGACGACCCGGCGATCTCCATGACCATCGGCATCAACACGTCCCCGATGGCCGGCCGCGTCAAGGGCGCCAAGGTCACGGCGCGCCAGGTCAAGGACCGCCTCGACAAGGAGCTCATCGGCAACGTCTCGCTCAAGGTCCTCCCGACCGAGCGCCCGGACGCCTGGGAGGTTCAGGGCCGTGGCGAGCTCGCCCTGGCCATTCTCGTTGAGCAGATGCGCCGCGAGGGCTTCGAGCTCACCGTCGGCAAGCCCCAGGTGGTCACGAAGACCATCGACGGCAAGGTCCACGAGCCGATGGAGCACATGACCATCGACGTCCCTGAGGAGTACCTCGGCGCCGTCACGCAGCTCATGGCCGCCCGCAAGGGCCGCATGTCCGGCATGTCCAACCACGGCACGGGCTGGGTCCGCATGGAGTTCACCGTCCCGGCGCGCGGCCTCATCGGCTTCCGCACGAAGTTCCTCACGGAGACGCGCGGCGCGGGCATCGCCTCGTCCTACTCCGAGGGCTACGAGCCGTGGGCCGGCGACATCGAGTACCGCCTCTCCGGCTCGCTCATCTCGGACCGCGCTGGCGTGGCCACGCCGTTCGCGATGATCAACCTCCAGGAGCGCGGCTCGTTCTTCATCGAGCCCACCTCCGAGGTGTACGAGGGCATGATCGTCGGCGAGAACTCCCGTGCTGACGACATGGAAGTCAACATCACCAAGGAGAAGAAGCTCACCAACATGCGCTCCGCCTCCGCGGACAACTTCGAGGGCCTCACGCCCCCGAAGAAGCTGACCCTCGAGGAGTCCCTCGAGTTCGCGCGTGAGGACGAGTGCGTCGAGGTCACCCCCGAGGCGATCCGCATCCGCAAGGTCATCCTCTCCGCAAGCGACCGCGTCCGCGCAAACCGCTCCAGCAAGAAGAACTAG